A window of the Wolbachia endosymbiont (group A) of Pogonocherus hispidulus genome harbors these coding sequences:
- the rmuC gene encoding DNA recombination protein RmuC: MLFNFIVLVVSLLLFFYIIVKKLSEKKANLEGNLCKLEQELQETKQSLLTKNEEIVDLRVKRAELEVTLQKEREEKKREIELLTKAEERLTNTFKALSLDALQTNNNNFLNLAKEVIDSKLKETESDFKKRQATINEVVTPIKEKLEKFDNEIRELEKERVGAYEGLKEQIGALMNQTSSLANALRKPHIRGKWGEMQLKRVVEMAGMIEYCDFFTQPSVIDKNEDNLLRPDLIIKMPSGKQIIIDAKVPLDSYMDAISQNDLQIQKEKLKNHSLAIKKHINDLGKKEYWNQFENTPELVVLFLTGEGVFSAALEYEPALIEIGVEKKVIIATPITLIALLRAIAYGWKQEMIAENAKKISELGHILYERICTMGENFDNLRRSLKGAVDHYNKTAGSLEARVFPAAREFNKLGIHAKNKSLSTAKELESLPRNLHTGELKVD, translated from the coding sequence ATGCTTTTCAATTTTATAGTTCTGGTTGTCTCTCTATTACTATTTTTCTACATTATCGTAAAAAAACTGAGCGAAAAGAAAGCAAACCTTGAGGGTAATTTATGTAAATTAGAGCAAGAACTTCAAGAAACAAAGCAAAGTTTGCTTACGAAGAATGAAGAAATAGTTGATTTAAGGGTCAAAAGAGCAGAACTTGAAGTAACTCTGCAAAAAGAACGTGAGGAAAAGAAAAGAGAAATAGAATTACTGACAAAAGCAGAGGAGAGATTAACAAACACTTTTAAAGCACTGTCTCTTGATGCTTTGCAAACAAATAACAATAATTTTCTGAACTTAGCGAAGGAAGTAATTGATAGTAAATTAAAAGAAACAGAAAGTGATTTCAAGAAAAGACAAGCAACGATCAACGAAGTTGTAACTCCAATAAAAGAAAAATTAGAAAAATTCGATAATGAAATACGTGAGCTAGAAAAGGAGAGGGTAGGGGCCTATGAAGGTTTAAAGGAGCAAATTGGAGCACTGATGAACCAAACTTCCAGCCTTGCTAATGCCTTGAGAAAGCCCCACATTAGAGGAAAGTGGGGTGAAATGCAACTCAAAAGAGTGGTAGAAATGGCGGGAATGATTGAATATTGCGATTTTTTTACTCAGCCATCGGTAATTGATAAAAATGAGGATAATTTATTGCGTCCTGATTTAATAATCAAAATGCCATCTGGAAAGCAAATAATAATAGATGCTAAAGTGCCGCTTGATTCTTACATGGATGCTATATCACAAAATGATTTGCAAATACAAAAGGAGAAATTAAAGAATCATTCCCTGGCAATAAAAAAACATATAAATGACTTGGGTAAAAAAGAGTATTGGAATCAATTTGAAAATACGCCAGAACTTGTGGTGCTTTTCTTAACAGGGGAGGGGGTTTTTAGCGCAGCACTGGAATATGAGCCTGCTTTGATAGAGATTGGAGTGGAAAAAAAAGTGATCATTGCAACACCGATCACTTTAATTGCGCTGCTAAGAGCAATAGCATATGGATGGAAGCAAGAGATGATAGCTGAAAATGCAAAGAAAATCAGTGAACTAGGTCATATTTTATATGAGCGCATTTGCACAATGGGTGAAAACTTTGATAATTTGCGCAGGAGCTTAAAAGGTGCTGTCGATCATTATAATAAAACTGCTGGTTCGCTTGAAGCAAGGGTGTTTCCTGCTGCCCGAGAATTCAATAAGCTTGGTATACATGCAAAAAATAAAAGTTTAAGTACTGCAAAGGAATTAGAGTCTTTACCACGCAATTTACATACTGGAGAATTGAAAGTAGATTAG
- a CDS encoding IS3 family transposase — MKKHRNYYKVQELCRVLKISASGYYKWTSKKKSSKESTREQPLADIQKIYQASNCRYGAPKIHAELKALGKNCNIKTVQDIMQKNGIQARLRRRFKSKKQQTDNRVITPNILDQNFTTSQPNKVWVTDITYIKTKDGWLYLAAIIDLYSRMVVGWSMSSTITKRLVIDALLMAVDKRKPAKDLLFHSDQGSQYTSKNYQFLLNTKNIISSMSHTGCCYDNSVVESFFSSLKRELLIDTSQHSAQQIRTAIFEYIEIFYNKQRRHSTINYCIPEKFDSSFS; from the coding sequence ATAAAAAAGCATAGAAACTACTATAAAGTACAGGAGTTATGCAGGGTTTTGAAAATATCTGCTAGCGGCTACTACAAATGGACTAGTAAGAAGAAAAGTAGCAAAGAATCAACAAGGGAGCAGCCTCTAGCAGACATTCAAAAAATATACCAAGCATCTAATTGTAGATATGGAGCACCTAAAATTCATGCTGAACTAAAGGCTTTAGGCAAAAATTGCAACATCAAAACAGTGCAGGATATCATGCAAAAAAATGGTATTCAAGCTAGACTGAGGCGAAGATTCAAAAGCAAAAAACAGCAGACTGACAATAGGGTTATAACTCCCAATATATTGGACCAAAACTTTACTACTAGTCAGCCAAATAAAGTATGGGTAACTGATATTACATACATAAAAACTAAGGATGGCTGGCTATATTTGGCAGCAATAATTGATCTATATTCACGTATGGTAGTTGGCTGGTCAATGAGTAGTACAATAACTAAGCGATTAGTTATAGATGCTTTATTGATGGCTGTTGATAAGCGCAAACCAGCCAAAGATCTGCTATTTCATAGTGATCAAGGTTCACAATATACCTCTAAAAATTATCAGTTTTTGCTGAACACAAAAAACATCATTTCCAGCATGAGTCACACAGGCTGTTGTTATGACAACTCTGTTGTTGAAAGCTTTTTCAGCTCACTCAAACGGGAGCTTCTTATTGATACTTCGCAACACTCTGCTCAGCAAATTAGAACTGCTATATTTGAGTACATAGAAATTTTTTATAACAAACAGCGTAGACATTCTACTATTAATTATTGCATTCCTGAGAAATTTGATTCATCATTTTCATAA
- a CDS encoding Rpn family recombination-promoting nuclease/putative transposase codes for MALSKFLDPKNDVAFRRIFGTEKNKDILIHFLNDILGFTGKNAIQDIEFLSTIQDPDIASKKQSIVDVLCRDSSGIQYVCEMQVAKTKGFEKRAQYYAAKAYSRQADKGDQYQDLKEIIFIAIADCVLFPNKSEYKSKHTIRDEYTNEHDLKDFYFIFIELPKFPKTKEDQLSSIVEKWVYFFRYADETSEEELERIIGSDLIIKRAYEELNRFNWSEKEFIAYEQEIKRIRDEQAVLAQKLDDAKQEGILIGHEKGKIEGKIEVAKNSLKAGVSIDVIAQITGLSNSEISQLKEKT; via the coding sequence ATGGCTCTTTCTAAGTTTCTTGATCCCAAAAATGATGTCGCCTTTCGCCGTATCTTTGGTACTGAAAAGAATAAAGATATCCTCATTCACTTCCTCAACGATATTCTCGGCTTTACTGGCAAAAATGCAATACAGGATATAGAGTTTTTAAGTACTATTCAAGACCCTGATATTGCCTCTAAAAAACAAAGTATTGTTGATGTTCTCTGTAGAGATTCTTCAGGTATTCAGTACGTTTGCGAGATGCAGGTCGCTAAAACCAAAGGCTTCGAAAAACGTGCCCAATACTATGCAGCTAAAGCCTATTCAAGACAAGCTGATAAAGGTGATCAATACCAAGACCTTAAGGAAATTATCTTTATTGCTATAGCAGATTGTGTACTGTTTCCTAATAAATCTGAGTATAAATCAAAGCATACTATTCGCGATGAATATACTAATGAGCATGATCTAAAAGATTTTTACTTTATATTTATTGAGTTGCCTAAATTTCCAAAAACCAAAGAAGATCAGCTTTCAAGTATAGTTGAAAAATGGGTCTACTTCTTTAGATATGCAGATGAAACTAGTGAAGAAGAGCTAGAGAGAATAATAGGAAGTGATCTAATAATTAAAAGAGCATATGAAGAACTAAATAGGTTCAACTGGTCAGAAAAAGAATTTATAGCCTATGAACAAGAGATCAAGCGTATTCGTGATGAACAGGCTGTCCTTGCTCAAAAACTCGATGATGCTAAACAAGAAGGCATCCTAATCGGCCATGAAAAAGGTAAAATTGAAGGTAAAATTGAAGTTGCAAAAAACTCACTCAAGGCCGGTGTATCTATAGATGTTATAGCTCAAATTACCGGTCTCTCTAATTCTGAAATTTCACAACTCAAAGAAAAAACATAA
- a CDS encoding transcriptional regulator: MNKTLLSERLWEIAKELSVDVEDLIKEYKENDCEDGETENELLSWAREYRKIDNQESLDELNIWVEFLLQRKQIYKEKIDKIEGMKVANNLLKLGFSTDVISKIVTTSFT; this comes from the coding sequence ATGAACAAGACTCTTTTAAGTGAAAGGTTATGGGAAATAGCAAAAGAACTATCAGTAGATGTTGAAGATCTGATAAAGGAATACAAAGAAAATGATTGCGAAGATGGTGAAACAGAAAATGAATTATTAAGTTGGGCAAGAGAATATAGAAAAATTGACAATCAAGAATCACTAGATGAACTGAATATATGGGTAGAATTTTTATTGCAAAGAAAGCAAATTTACAAAGAGAAGATTGATAAAATAGAGGGAATGAAAGTTGCAAATAATTTACTCAAGTTAGGTTTTTCTACTGATGTTATTTCTAAAATAGTAACAACTTCTTTTACATAA
- a CDS encoding JAB domain-containing protein, translating to MNNSEKLTEEIERVLQSGGGSALFDREIVAVLLGAVHDRKQAQDVTKTLMDNCPGIGEILGREIDDLKMIDGMTEHAAAAIECVKEAYKRALREGLKRGPAMDSQEKLIEYVRVSIGFSAKEAVQIIYLDTQYRLIRDEVYFGTIDEVHLSERKVVKKALSMEAASIILAHDQPP from the coding sequence ATGAATAATAGTGAAAAACTTACAGAAGAAATAGAGAGAGTACTACAAAGCGGAGGAGGAAGTGCTCTATTTGATCGCGAAATAGTGGCAGTGCTTCTAGGAGCAGTTCATGACAGAAAGCAAGCACAAGATGTGACTAAAACTTTAATGGATAATTGCCCAGGAATAGGAGAAATTTTAGGGCGAGAAATCGATGACCTGAAAATGATAGACGGAATGACTGAACATGCAGCCGCAGCAATTGAATGTGTTAAAGAAGCTTACAAGAGGGCACTAAGAGAAGGGTTAAAGAGAGGCCCTGCAATGGATAGCCAAGAAAAGCTCATAGAATATGTAAGGGTAAGTATAGGCTTTTCAGCAAAAGAAGCTGTCCAGATAATATATTTGGATACACAGTACCGTTTGATAAGAGACGAAGTGTATTTTGGTACAATAGATGAGGTGCACCTATCTGAAAGGAAAGTGGTAAAAAAGGCATTATCAATGGAGGCAGCATCGATAATATTAGCACACGATCAACCACCTTAA
- the tnpC gene encoding IS66 family transposase, which yields MEKLEVEVENLKAENKALRIENAELKERLGLNSKNSSLPSSRELYKIKKDKPKSDRNVGGQVGHKGNYRAKMDVDEVVKVKLSSTCKCGGEITICKKPYIHQKVDLPEIRSYVVEYQLEHGRCKKCGKRRSSKLPENVTPDVFGPRIKSVIAALSGFYKNSKREITSIINDIFNLNISVGSISNSEFRVAAKCKQKYEQIAQEIKESNVLHIDETSHYNKGKQGWCWMFSSKEASFVKLANSRGMKVLKGSIFFDYQSLVVTDRYAAYNHFAKEKRQICWAHLSRDFERLAHSWNIEVKVLGCYLRNVATELFALKKALLKSEIDVLRFTRRTRKLRKRTRYYLREISRLPEAIGASRVAKNILKSETMMWKFLDDPENIPLTNNHAERQIRHFVIYRKNSYFTQPEQGNTFLERIISLYLTWKQKGLNPFHNLLSIVS from the coding sequence ATAGAGAAGTTGGAAGTAGAAGTAGAAAACTTAAAAGCAGAAAATAAAGCCCTGAGGATAGAGAACGCTGAATTAAAGGAAAGGCTTGGTTTAAACTCAAAAAATTCATCTCTACCAAGCTCTAGAGAGTTGTACAAAATAAAAAAGGACAAGCCAAAGAGCGACAGGAACGTCGGTGGTCAGGTCGGGCACAAAGGCAATTATCGGGCTAAAATGGATGTAGATGAAGTGGTAAAAGTAAAGTTGTCATCTACTTGCAAATGTGGAGGGGAGATCACAATATGCAAAAAACCGTATATTCATCAGAAAGTTGATCTTCCAGAAATTAGGTCTTATGTAGTGGAATACCAATTAGAACATGGACGTTGTAAAAAGTGCGGCAAAAGAAGAAGTAGTAAATTGCCAGAAAACGTTACACCAGATGTATTTGGACCGAGAATTAAGTCAGTAATTGCAGCACTAAGTGGGTTTTATAAAAATTCCAAACGTGAAATAACAAGTATTATAAATGACATTTTCAATTTAAACATAAGTGTAGGTAGTATCTCAAACAGTGAATTTAGAGTTGCAGCTAAATGTAAGCAAAAATATGAGCAAATAGCACAAGAGATAAAAGAAAGCAATGTTTTACATATAGATGAAACTAGCCATTACAATAAAGGTAAGCAAGGATGGTGCTGGATGTTCAGCAGTAAAGAGGCAAGTTTTGTTAAGTTAGCAAACTCAAGAGGAATGAAAGTTTTAAAAGGTAGCATATTTTTTGACTATCAAAGTCTAGTAGTAACCGACAGATATGCAGCATATAACCATTTTGCTAAAGAAAAAAGGCAGATCTGTTGGGCACATTTATCAAGAGATTTTGAAAGATTAGCACATAGTTGGAATATTGAAGTTAAAGTTCTGGGTTGTTACTTAAGAAACGTAGCTACTGAATTATTTGCACTGAAAAAAGCTTTACTAAAAAGTGAAATAGATGTTTTAAGATTTACTAGACGTACCAGAAAGTTGCGAAAACGTACAAGGTATTACTTGAGAGAAATATCCCGTTTACCTGAAGCAATAGGAGCTTCTCGAGTTGCAAAAAATATTTTGAAATCCGAAACGATGATGTGGAAATTTTTGGATGATCCAGAAAACATTCCACTGACAAACAATCATGCTGAACGGCAAATACGGCATTTTGTCATTTACCGCAAAAATTCATATTTTACACAACCGGAGCAAGGAAACACATTCCTTGAGCGGATAATTTCGTTATACTTAACATGGAAGCAAAAGGGACTAAACCCTTTTCACAATCTTCTATCTATCGTTTCTTAA
- a CDS encoding transposase gives MVNNRKKYTVEFKLEAIKLVKETGQPASKIAKDLGIDNSTLSDWIKKYKEKGSIEEAFPGKGKLAPCDKEKFELKKELTRVTRERDILKKALGYFASHKE, from the coding sequence ATGGTAAACAATAGAAAAAAATACACAGTGGAATTTAAATTAGAGGCAATAAAGTTGGTAAAGGAAACAGGGCAGCCAGCAAGCAAAATAGCTAAAGATTTAGGAATAGATAACAGTACACTAAGTGACTGGATAAAAAAATATAAAGAAAAAGGATCAATAGAAGAAGCATTTCCTGGCAAGGGAAAGTTGGCACCATGTGATAAAGAAAAGTTTGAATTAAAGAAAGAACTAACAAGAGTTACTAGAGAAAGAGACATTTTAAAAAAAGCCCTGGGATATTTTGCAAGTCACAAAGAGTAA
- a CDS encoding recombinase family protein: MNTSELITAQHLTREAIIYIRQSTPHQALSNQESLELQYALKQRAIDLGWKADNIVVIDNDLGLTGASAEKREGYKEILAKVTLSKVGIILSYDVTRLSRNCSDWYPLLDICGYKQCLIADRDGVYDPGTINGRLLLGLKGQLAEMELSTIRARLNAGLVNKATRGDLALSLPVGFVRNIDDSVSKDPNLEVQQHIKLVFDTFLEKRTAAQVVRYFNNNQLTIPRYDNFKEVHWKKPTFDAIISMLKNPAYAGAFAYGRSCTTRHKLSSANKTTKRLPMEEWKVLIKDKYPAYIDWETFTKIQIILKDNHADYRRCRTRGIARPGAALLHGIIYCGECGHKMIVQYKGGNHYKCSYQHQRDLSPSCQFLPADIIDNEVIPKFFAALSQIELDAYTKAINSQLQSEQEINKAHLQQFAKCKDYQDSQSTSPGGLLMYIKCGENEYRITGANNDNLPNTICIKSILKKSKDGKYVNGNIVLVEEEIKHVKKMLELNNDGVVKVDSVSDKSFEVPTLEQPNSNVTSHNATQQVVNNEGVATELKKFFDAEDDGVTQPRSLTTDPAVEQSTPVSSSKAPTNGTLPKVASPSETKNGSNNGAVVLYQMLHDQGRLHPSPELYDYLLRASLVKEMLFCKVAPNSLFTQPIPKQVTGNDHSR; encoded by the coding sequence ATGAATACATCAGAGCTAATTACAGCACAACATTTAACACGCGAAGCGATAATTTACATAAGACAATCAACACCTCATCAAGCACTGAGCAATCAAGAAAGTTTGGAGTTACAGTATGCGCTGAAACAAAGAGCTATTGATCTTGGGTGGAAAGCTGATAATATTGTTGTTATTGATAATGATCTCGGCTTAACAGGTGCTAGTGCTGAAAAGCGTGAAGGGTATAAAGAGATTCTCGCTAAAGTCACTTTATCAAAGGTAGGGATTATCCTATCCTACGATGTGACTCGTTTGTCACGTAATTGTTCTGATTGGTATCCGTTATTGGATATATGTGGCTATAAACAGTGTTTGATAGCTGATCGGGATGGTGTGTATGACCCTGGTACTATTAATGGTCGGTTGTTACTTGGTCTGAAAGGACAGCTTGCTGAAATGGAGTTATCTACTATAAGAGCCAGACTAAATGCTGGACTAGTAAATAAGGCAACCAGAGGAGATTTAGCCTTATCTCTTCCAGTGGGTTTCGTTCGTAACATTGATGATTCCGTGAGTAAGGATCCTAACCTTGAAGTTCAGCAGCATATTAAGCTTGTTTTTGACACTTTTCTAGAAAAACGAACAGCAGCACAAGTTGTAAGGTATTTTAACAATAACCAACTTACCATTCCTAGGTATGACAATTTTAAAGAAGTGCATTGGAAAAAACCAACTTTTGACGCAATTATCTCAATGCTCAAAAACCCTGCTTATGCTGGAGCATTTGCTTATGGTCGTTCTTGTACTACGCGTCACAAACTATCTTCTGCTAATAAAACAACAAAAAGACTACCAATGGAAGAATGGAAAGTTCTAATTAAAGATAAATACCCAGCTTACATAGATTGGGAAACCTTTACAAAGATTCAGATCATACTTAAAGATAATCATGCGGATTACCGTCGCTGTAGAACACGTGGAATAGCTAGACCAGGTGCAGCATTATTACATGGAATAATCTATTGTGGAGAATGTGGACACAAAATGATAGTACAGTATAAAGGAGGAAATCATTATAAATGCAGTTACCAACATCAACGTGATCTTTCCCCTTCATGTCAGTTTTTACCTGCTGATATTATTGATAATGAAGTAATTCCTAAATTTTTTGCAGCACTTAGTCAAATTGAGCTAGATGCTTATACTAAGGCTATTAACTCGCAGCTACAATCTGAACAAGAAATTAATAAAGCTCATTTACAACAGTTTGCAAAATGCAAGGATTATCAAGATAGTCAAAGTACAAGTCCAGGTGGACTTCTTATGTATATAAAGTGTGGTGAAAATGAATATCGCATTACTGGTGCTAATAATGATAATCTTCCTAATACTATATGTATAAAATCAATACTAAAGAAAAGTAAAGATGGTAAATATGTAAATGGCAATATAGTGCTTGTTGAAGAAGAGATTAAGCATGTGAAAAAAATGTTAGAATTAAATAATGATGGAGTGGTTAAAGTAGATAGTGTATCTGACAAGTCATTCGAAGTTCCAACGCTGGAGCAACCTAATTCCAATGTTACTAGTCATAATGCAACACAACAGGTGGTTAACAATGAGGGAGTGGCTACTGAACTAAAGAAGTTTTTTGATGCAGAAGATGATGGAGTTACACAACCAAGATCATTAACTACTGACCCAGCAGTAGAACAATCAACTCCTGTCTCCTCGTCTAAAGCTCCTACTAATGGTACGCTACCAAAAGTAGCAAGTCCTAGTGAAACTAAAAATGGTAGCAATAATGGTGCTGTTGTGCTGTATCAAATGCTACATGATCAAGGGAGACTGCACCCTTCTCCAGAATTATACGACTATTTGCTAAGAGCAAGTTTGGTAAAAGAAATGCTGTTTTGCAAGGTGGCACCAAACTCGTTATTTACTCAACCAATACCAAAACAAGTTACTGGTAATGATCATTCTCGTTAA